In Archangium violaceum, the following are encoded in one genomic region:
- a CDS encoding efflux RND transporter periplasmic adaptor subunit: MHSARNRTPFFSTLALVSVLGSAACKPPEAPPPAAPPAVEVGTITVQLSSIPVLDELPGRITPTRSAEVRPRVSGIIVERVFRQGGSVKAGDVLFKLDASMYEVERASARAVLAKAEVTATEARQQAERGEKLLASGVITQEQYETLQAALRRAEADVTAARAAVRRAELNLEYTTIRAPIGGRIGRALVTEGALVREGDPTALALIQQLDPVYVDFTQPAMELHRLRQAFKDGRIQNSTPEQANVQLVLDDGSRYSKPGRLLFSDVTVDPGSGQVTVRGEFPNPDAELLPGMYVRGRIEQGTLSEALAVPQQAIQRDNAGKSQVFVVAGNGTAEVRPVRISRVYQEQAVIQEGLKAGDQVIVEGFQKIAAGAPVKPVTWTAPGAGINPSQPR, from the coding sequence ATGCACTCCGCTCGAAACCGGACGCCCTTCTTCTCCACCCTCGCCCTCGTTTCCGTTCTGGGGAGCGCGGCCTGCAAGCCACCCGAAGCGCCTCCTCCGGCCGCTCCTCCAGCCGTGGAGGTGGGAACGATCACGGTGCAACTCTCGAGCATTCCGGTGCTCGATGAATTGCCGGGGCGCATCACTCCGACACGAAGCGCCGAGGTGCGTCCGCGCGTGTCCGGCATCATCGTCGAGCGCGTCTTCCGGCAGGGTGGCAGCGTGAAGGCGGGGGACGTGCTCTTCAAGCTCGACGCGTCGATGTACGAGGTCGAACGTGCCAGCGCGAGGGCCGTGTTGGCGAAAGCCGAGGTGACGGCCACGGAGGCCCGCCAGCAGGCGGAACGAGGCGAAAAGCTCCTGGCCAGCGGCGTCATCACGCAGGAGCAGTACGAGACGCTCCAGGCGGCGCTCCGACGTGCGGAGGCCGATGTGACGGCGGCCCGGGCGGCAGTGCGCCGCGCGGAGCTCAACCTGGAGTACACGACGATCCGGGCGCCCATCGGAGGAAGGATCGGCCGGGCCCTGGTGACGGAAGGCGCGCTCGTGCGCGAGGGAGATCCCACGGCGCTCGCGCTCATCCAGCAGCTCGATCCGGTCTACGTGGACTTCACCCAGCCCGCGATGGAACTGCACCGTCTGCGCCAGGCGTTCAAGGACGGGCGGATCCAGAACAGCACCCCCGAGCAGGCGAACGTCCAGCTGGTGCTCGACGATGGCTCCCGCTATTCGAAGCCGGGGCGGCTGCTCTTCTCGGACGTGACGGTGGATCCCGGCAGCGGCCAGGTGACGGTGCGCGGTGAGTTCCCCAATCCAGACGCCGAGCTTCTTCCTGGCATGTATGTGCGAGGACGGATCGAACAGGGCACCCTGAGCGAGGCGCTCGCCGTGCCCCAGCAGGCCATCCAGCGGGATAACGCGGGCAAGTCCCAGGTCTTCGTTGTCGCGGGCAACGGCACCGCCGAGGTGCGCCCGGTGCGGATCTCCCGCGTCTACCAGGAGCAGGCGGTGATCCAGGAAGGCCTGAAGGCAGGCGATCAGGTCATCGTCGAGGGCTTCCAGAAGATCGCCGCGGGCGCACCGGTCAAGCCGGTGACCTGGACCGCGCCTGGAGCCGGCATCAACCCCTCCCAGCCTCGATAG